The following coding sequences lie in one Musa acuminata AAA Group cultivar baxijiao chromosome BXJ3-1, Cavendish_Baxijiao_AAA, whole genome shotgun sequence genomic window:
- the LOC135629694 gene encoding purple acid phosphatase 23-like isoform X2 — MNVTPADPSTVASEVWYGEESGKYSFLERGTATVYSQLYPFKGLLNYTSGVIHHVRLQGLKTATRYYYKCGDSSLMALSKEHSFVTLPSCGPRYPHRIAVIGDLGLTSNSTSTIDHLSKNDPSMILMVGDLSYANQYLTTGGKGAPCFSCAFPDAPIRETYQPRWDAWGRFMEPVISKIPMMVIEGNHEIEPQVDGLTFKSYLARFAVPSQECGSNSNFYYSFNAGGVHFIMLGAYVDYNMTGAQYAWLRTDLHHVNRQVTPWVVAAWHPPWYNSYSSHYQEFECMRQEMEGLLYDYGVDIVFSGHVHAYERMNRVFNYALDPCGPVYITVGDGGNIEKVDVEFADDNGKCPSESDNIPEYGGVCHLNFTSGPAKGKFCWETQPEWSAFRESSFGHGILEVINSTYALWTWHRNQDAYKESRKGDQIYIVRQPELCFMKSGKITSEN; from the exons GCCACCGTCTACAGCCAGCTGTATCCCTTCAAAGGCCTCTTGAACTACACCTCCGGCGTCATCCACCATGTGAGGCTTCAAG GCCTCAAAACAGCAACAAGGTATTATTATAAATGTGGTGACAGCTCCTTGATGGCCTTGAGCAAAGAGCATAGTTTTGTAACATTACCCTCATGTGGCCCGAGATATCCTCATCGAATAGCAGTTATTGGAGATCTCGGTCTGACAAGCAACTCAACAAGTACCATAGATCATTTATCTAAGAATGATCCCTCAATGATTTTAATGGTAGGAGACTTAAGCTATGCAAATCAATACTTGACCACAGGGGGCAAAGGAGCTCCTTGCTTCTCGTGTGCATTCCCTGATGCACCCATTAGAGAAACATACCAGCCTCGCTGGGATGCATGGGGGAG GTTTATGGAACCTGTTATATCAAAGATTCCCATGATGGTGATTGAAGGGAACCATGAAATTGAGCCACAAGTTGACGGGTTGACTTTTAAATCTTACTTGGCACGGTTTGCCGTTCCATCACAAGAGTGTGGCTCCAATAGCAACTTCTATTATTCATTCAATGCTGGTGGAGTCCATTTTATAATGTTGGGTGCTTATGTTGACTACAACATGACAG GTGCTCAATATGCTTGGCTTAGAACAGACCTGCACCATGTCAATCGCCAAGTCACCCCATGGGTTGTTGCTGCTTGGCATCCGCCTTGGTATAATAGTTACTCCTCTCACTATCAAGAATTTGAATGCATGAGGCAAGAAATGGAAGGACTCCTATACGACTATGGTGTAGATATAGTCTTTTCTGGGCAT GTCCATGCTTACGAAAGGATGAATCGAGTATTTAACTATGCATTGGATCCATGCGGCCCAGTTTATATAACCGTAGGTGATGGTGGCAACATTGAGAAAGTCGATGTTGAGTTTGCAGATGATAATGGAAAGTGCccttcagaaagtgataacattcCAGAATACGGAGGTGTCTGCCACCTGAATTTTACCTCAGGCCCTGCAAAGGGAAAATTCTGCTGGGAAACCCAGCCGGAATGGAGTGCATTTAGAGAAAGCAGTTTTGGTCATGGAATCCTGGAG GTTATAAATTCGACTTACGCCTTGTGGACTTGGCATCGAAATCAGGATGCCtacaaggaaagcagaaaaggagATCAAATATATATAGTGCGACAACCGGAGCTTTGTTTCATGAAAAGCGGAAAGATTACTAGTGAAAACTGA